One Pradoshia eiseniae DNA segment encodes these proteins:
- a CDS encoding nucleotidyltransferase domain-containing protein: MNKWLQQFKETLLNEFGESIQFIGLQGSRARNEATEDSDIDVVVIFDTLTIDKLKRYEAVVQTMPDRHLLCGFVGGMDDLNIWDKADLFTFIYDTKTIYGQLAISKTAITTAHVKKFVRSTAGNIYHMTLHNYLHGKSTEMIHDLFKNARFAIQGNVFLQHTEFISQLNELSTVTKGYDTDVITRLISLKNHAQVDLDKDTELLLAWSKEILQAVKDETVS; encoded by the coding sequence GAAACATTACTCAATGAATTCGGAGAGAGTATCCAATTCATTGGCTTACAAGGCAGTCGCGCTCGCAATGAAGCAACTGAAGACAGCGATATTGATGTAGTTGTTATTTTCGATACACTAACTATTGATAAATTAAAAAGATACGAAGCAGTCGTTCAAACGATGCCTGACCGTCATTTACTTTGTGGCTTTGTAGGGGGGATGGATGACTTAAATATTTGGGATAAAGCAGATTTATTTACGTTTATCTATGATACAAAAACTATCTATGGGCAGCTAGCTATTTCGAAAACAGCCATTACAACAGCTCATGTGAAAAAGTTTGTCCGTTCAACAGCTGGAAACATTTATCACATGACCCTGCACAATTATTTACATGGAAAATCTACTGAAATGATTCATGATTTATTTAAAAATGCTCGCTTTGCGATTCAAGGGAATGTTTTTTTACAACATACTGAATTCATCTCCCAACTAAATGAATTATCAACAGTTACAAAGGGTTACGACACGGATGTTATAACACGTCTCATTTCTTTAAAAAATCATGCACAAGTCGATTTGGACAAGGATACAGAACTTTTATTAGCTTGGTCAAAAGAAATATTGCAAGCTGTAAAAGACGAAACAGTGAGTTAA